From Flavobacteriales bacterium, the proteins below share one genomic window:
- the ileS gene encoding isoleucine--tRNA ligase has product MKKQYTTYKSINLPNLSQEILKYWDANEIFKRSVSEKDSNKPYVFFEGPPSANGLPGIHHAMGRSIKDIFCRYKTLKGYQVRRKAGWDTHGLPVELGVEKELGIKKVDIGTKISEIEYNQKCKESVMRYTDVWNNLTRQLGYWVDMSDPYITYDSKYMESVWWLLGQVYKKGLMYKGYTIQPYSPAAGTGLSTHELNQPGCYKDVSDTTVVAQFETLPETLPEQLRNISENIFFLAWTTTPWTLPSNTALAVGKKIDYTLIETFNQYTHEKVFLVLATELINYQFSKKYKAVESAEELNAYQSGDKKIPYYIHTSCKGADLVGIKYHQLFDFQQPAENPEEAFRVISGDFVTTKDGTGIVHIAPTFGADDAQVAKEAGVPAMLIKDEKDELIPLVNLQGKFVDGMGNYSNMFVKNEYYPEGEAPEKSIDVQLAIELKERNRAFKVEKYNHNYPHCWRTNKPILYYPLDSWFIKVPEVREELVSLNETINWKPKATGEGRFGNWLKEANDWNLSRSRYWGIPLPIWRNAETGEEIIIDSIENLKEEIQKSISAGLMTEDPFANFVVGDMSKDNYAKVDLHKHIVDKIVLVSNKGTELRRDPDLIDVWFDSGSMPFAQWHYPFENKELIDNNENYPADFIAEGVDQTRGWFYTLHTISTIVKGSVAYKNVVSNGLVLDEKGNKMSKSKGNVVDPFEVFEEFGPDAARWYMISNAQPWDNLKFDKKGITEVQRKLFGTIHNTYSFFALYANLDGFAMDEEMVKHEERPEMDRWILSELQTLIQTVDNYFKQFEPTLAARAINDFVNDKLSNWYVRLNRRRFWKGEYNQDKISAYQTLYSCLENLAIISSPIAPFYFDRLYQDLSNVGNKNAQDSVHLADFPVPNESWIDKSLEEKMQFAQKTCSLILSLRQKEKLKVRQPLQKVMIPIDNPRAKEILLEMRNIILSEVNIKDIELLEDNNNVLVKNIKPNFKALGPKFGKQMKNIAQKVNGMNQEDIQTIEQNGAITLEVGGENIELSLEDVEIQTKDIPGWSVATVEGLTVALDITLTDALKEEGLARDIINRIQNIRKDMDLELTDKIIVKFQKEEQLKKSVDNFGKYIADEVLANDIIFENTLENGIELDIDGYKIYLNVSKV; this is encoded by the coding sequence ATGAAAAAACAATATACTACCTACAAGTCTATTAACCTTCCTAATCTTTCACAAGAGATCCTGAAATATTGGGATGCAAATGAGATCTTCAAACGTTCGGTTTCTGAGAAGGATTCCAACAAGCCTTATGTGTTTTTTGAAGGTCCTCCATCTGCAAATGGTTTACCGGGAATTCACCATGCCATGGGAAGAAGTATCAAAGATATTTTCTGTAGATACAAGACACTCAAAGGATATCAAGTAAGAAGAAAAGCAGGATGGGACACTCATGGTCTTCCTGTAGAACTGGGTGTTGAGAAAGAACTTGGAATCAAAAAGGTAGATATTGGAACCAAAATATCGGAGATTGAATACAATCAAAAGTGTAAAGAAAGTGTCATGCGTTATACCGACGTATGGAACAATCTTACACGCCAACTGGGGTATTGGGTAGATATGTCTGATCCATACATCACTTATGATTCTAAATACATGGAGTCTGTGTGGTGGTTATTGGGACAAGTGTATAAAAAAGGGTTGATGTATAAAGGTTATACAATACAACCTTATTCTCCTGCTGCGGGAACGGGTTTGAGTACCCATGAACTCAATCAACCAGGTTGTTACAAAGACGTTTCGGATACTACGGTGGTCGCTCAGTTTGAAACACTTCCAGAAACGCTTCCAGAACAGCTTAGAAATATTTCAGAAAATATCTTTTTCTTAGCCTGGACAACCACACCTTGGACACTTCCTTCAAACACAGCCTTGGCAGTTGGGAAAAAAATAGATTATACACTTATCGAAACTTTTAACCAATATACTCACGAAAAAGTATTTTTGGTTTTGGCTACAGAGTTGATTAATTATCAATTCTCTAAAAAGTATAAAGCCGTTGAAAGTGCCGAAGAATTAAACGCTTACCAATCTGGAGATAAAAAGATTCCTTATTATATTCACACTTCTTGCAAAGGAGCTGACTTAGTTGGAATTAAATATCATCAACTCTTCGATTTCCAACAACCTGCAGAAAACCCTGAGGAGGCTTTTAGAGTCATTTCAGGTGATTTTGTTACAACTAAAGACGGTACAGGGATCGTACATATTGCTCCCACTTTTGGAGCAGATGATGCGCAAGTTGCCAAAGAGGCAGGAGTTCCTGCTATGTTGATTAAGGATGAAAAAGATGAGTTAATTCCTTTGGTCAACCTTCAAGGAAAATTTGTGGATGGAATGGGTAACTATTCCAATATGTTTGTGAAAAATGAATATTATCCTGAAGGAGAAGCTCCAGAAAAATCAATTGATGTTCAACTTGCTATAGAGCTTAAAGAAAGAAATAGGGCTTTTAAAGTAGAAAAATATAATCACAACTATCCACATTGTTGGAGAACCAATAAACCCATTCTCTATTATCCATTAGATTCTTGGTTTATTAAAGTACCAGAGGTGAGAGAAGAATTGGTTTCTCTTAACGAAACGATCAACTGGAAGCCAAAAGCTACAGGAGAAGGTCGTTTTGGAAATTGGCTCAAAGAAGCAAACGACTGGAATCTTTCAAGATCTCGCTACTGGGGAATACCTCTCCCTATCTGGAGAAATGCCGAAACTGGTGAAGAAATCATTATAGATTCTATAGAAAACCTTAAAGAGGAAATTCAAAAATCTATTTCGGCAGGATTGATGACAGAAGATCCATTTGCAAATTTTGTGGTAGGTGATATGTCTAAAGATAACTACGCAAAAGTAGATTTACATAAACATATTGTAGATAAAATTGTTTTGGTTTCAAATAAAGGAACAGAACTTAGAAGAGACCCAGACTTAATTGACGTTTGGTTTGACTCAGGTTCTATGCCATTTGCTCAATGGCACTACCCTTTTGAGAACAAAGAACTCATTGATAACAATGAAAATTATCCTGCAGATTTTATTGCCGAAGGAGTGGATCAAACTAGAGGTTGGTTCTATACTTTGCACACCATTTCTACCATCGTAAAAGGAAGCGTTGCATATAAAAACGTAGTTTCTAATGGTTTAGTTTTAGATGAAAAAGGTAATAAAATGTCTAAATCTAAAGGAAATGTGGTCGATCCTTTTGAAGTATTTGAAGAATTTGGACCCGATGCTGCACGTTGGTATATGATTTCTAATGCACAACCTTGGGATAATCTAAAATTTGATAAAAAAGGTATCACAGAAGTACAAAGAAAACTTTTCGGAACGATTCATAATACCTATTCTTTCTTTGCACTTTATGCAAATCTTGATGGATTTGCCATGGACGAAGAAATGGTAAAACATGAAGAAAGACCAGAAATGGATCGTTGGATTTTATCAGAACTTCAAACCTTGATCCAAACAGTAGATAACTACTTCAAGCAGTTTGAACCTACTCTTGCAGCCAGAGCAATCAATGACTTTGTGAATGACAAGCTCAGCAACTGGTATGTACGACTTAACAGAAGAAGATTTTGGAAAGGAGAATATAATCAAGATAAAATATCTGCCTACCAAACACTTTACTCTTGCTTAGAAAATTTGGCAATTATCTCTTCGCCTATCGCTCCTTTCTATTTCGATAGACTGTATCAAGACTTGAGCAACGTAGGAAACAAAAATGCCCAAGATTCTGTGCATTTAGCAGATTTTCCTGTACCTAACGAATCGTGGATTGATAAAAGTCTGGAAGAAAAAATGCAATTTGCTCAAAAGACCTGCTCACTCATCCTATCTCTTCGTCAAAAAGAGAAACTAAAAGTAAGACAACCGCTTCAAAAGGTGATGATTCCAATAGATAATCCTAGAGCTAAAGAAATCCTTCTCGAAATGAGAAATATCATTCTTTCGGAAGTGAATATTAAGGATATTGAACTGTTGGAAGATAACAACAATGTATTGGTAAAAAATATCAAACCGAACTTTAAGGCACTGGGTCCAAAATTTGGAAAACAAATGAAAAACATTGCTCAAAAAGTAAATGGGATGAATCAAGAAGATATCCAAACCATTGAACAAAACGGAGCAATTACATTAGAAGTCGGAGGAGAAAACATTGAACTTAGCCTAGAGGACGTAGAAATCCAAACCAAAGATATCCCAGGGTGGAGTGTAGCTACAGTAGAAGGACTTACCGTAGCACTAGACATTACCCTCACAGATGCCTTGAAAGAAGAAGGATTGGCAAGAGATATTATCAATAGAATTCAAAATATCCGTAAGGATATGGACCTAGAACTTACTGATAAAATAATAGTTAAATTTCAAAAAGAAGAACAGTTAAAGAAGTCTGTGGACAATTTTGGCAAATATATTGCGGATGAAGTTCTTGCTAATGATATTATTTTTGAAAATACATTAGAAAACGGAATAGAACTCGATATAGACGGATACAAAATTTATCTGAATGTATCGAAAGTGTAA
- a CDS encoding acyl-CoA dehydrogenase: protein MNFELTEEHKMIQEAARDFAQAELLPGVIERDENATFPHEQIKKMGELGFLGMMVDPQYGGGGMDTISYVLAMEEIAKVDASAAVVMSVNNSLVCWGLETFGSEEQKQKYLKPLASGEIIGAFCLSEPEAGSDATSQRTTAIDKGDHYLVNGTKNWITNGSTASVYLVIAQTDTDKGHRGINALIIEKDTPGFTVGVKENKMGIRASDTCSLMFNDVKVPKENRIGEDGFGFKFAMKTLAGGRVGIASQALGIASGALDLSVAYAKEREAFGKPIAQHQAIAFKLADMATEVDAARLLCLKAAYDKDHNLDYGKSSAMAKLYAAEKAMAITTEAVQIHGGYGYVREYHVERMMRDAKITQIYEGTSEIQKIVISRSVLSE, encoded by the coding sequence ATGAATTTCGAATTAACGGAAGAACATAAAATGATTCAGGAAGCTGCAAGAGATTTTGCACAAGCTGAATTATTACCAGGAGTTATTGAAAGAGATGAGAATGCAACTTTCCCACATGAGCAAATCAAAAAAATGGGAGAGCTAGGTTTTCTTGGTATGATGGTAGATCCACAATATGGTGGTGGAGGAATGGATACCATTTCTTATGTATTGGCAATGGAAGAAATTGCTAAAGTAGATGCTTCTGCGGCTGTTGTAATGTCTGTTAACAATTCATTGGTTTGTTGGGGACTCGAAACTTTTGGATCTGAAGAGCAAAAGCAAAAATATCTTAAGCCATTGGCTTCGGGAGAAATTATTGGTGCTTTTTGTTTGAGCGAACCAGAGGCAGGATCAGATGCTACTTCACAAAGAACTACGGCTATTGATAAAGGAGATCATTACTTGGTAAACGGAACAAAAAACTGGATTACTAATGGATCTACTGCTTCTGTTTATTTAGTCATTGCACAAACAGATACAGATAAAGGACACCGAGGAATCAATGCTTTGATTATTGAAAAAGATACTCCAGGATTTACTGTGGGTGTAAAAGAAAATAAAATGGGAATTCGTGCATCAGATACTTGTTCTTTGATGTTTAACGATGTAAAGGTGCCTAAAGAAAATAGAATTGGAGAAGATGGATTCGGATTCAAATTCGCAATGAAAACGTTAGCAGGTGGGCGAGTAGGAATCGCTTCTCAAGCTTTAGGAATTGCTTCTGGAGCACTAGATCTTTCTGTAGCTTACGCAAAGGAAAGAGAAGCTTTTGGAAAACCAATTGCACAGCATCAAGCAATTGCTTTTAAACTTGCAGATATGGCTACAGAGGTAGATGCTGCACGTTTGCTGTGTTTAAAAGCGGCTTATGACAAAGACCATAATCTAGATTATGGAAAGTCTTCGGCAATGGCTAAACTATATGCTGCTGAAAAAGCAATGGCGATTACTACAGAGGCTGTACAAATCCATGGTGGATATGGATACGTAAGAGAATATCACGTAGAAAGAATGATGAGAGATGCAAAAATCACTCAAATCTATGAAGGAACTTCTGAAATTCAGAAAATTGTAATTTCTAGATCTGTTTTATCAGAATAG
- a CDS encoding T9SS type A sorting domain-containing protein produces MNNFRFVSLLIFSLVFQFSDAQLANNPWSDIGPHEVFRKSNNGATLKSVSSLGNISTFSQSISNPNVLYAGSEVGAVFKTIDKGLNWSSIEDHVFDFGAVKSIKIAPSTSAVVYIGFLNKVYKTANGGINWTMVLDVPNDTINAIEIHPSNPNKVFIAGTFGIKKTSDGGNLWDDLATVECWDIKIGTGSSSTLFAAITDTNRNTTYIHRSYDEGNTWSKRWFGWFFPKTGTAKNNFGARIAVTKADTNRIYAILLGDENDFTNDNGFIGIYRSTNGGNSWATPFDGNLNGNPDNQPGGPYFGGHWCFTGSDTNGMRASDGFRSLDIEASDVNEDHLMIGATNLFKSTDGGVTYSLNGGTLCNGCTENNQSINIHQIEMNDQDVWVSSDGGIDLYDTSFVHQSARSKGLNVSEFISFDQGWNHPTLAGGRKNGHLVVHNSGFGDNVYAQIEGRETDFVHIDKVTGNKVYHNIDGTPGLALSNSIQNATSNIENFDKTSNTYPDLLADGTAEVHPLFGHIVYITDNQDLYKSIDGGESFLRVHQFGSLPNRPISSFKMSNVNPDTMFVTQQDSGKTILWRSENGGDDWITIAFQLDDEPHVYLDIDEDDNIFALASTNGLSSAKVLVSSDYGITWSNITHSGLGNDTLIDIEVQKGTNQGVYIASKKDIFYINNNMTVWQKLTDGLPKNFRVNKILPFYSGNKLRVAGNRGIWERNLFEPSQPVSLPITTLINDNCDSLEYRFDDMSTLNHTNATWTWNFPGASKTFGTNQKSARAVYYNGGVYTASLTVSNNFGTSSNSMVDLIKYDDSYCEPLEEPLNALKTNYANEVRCLDHNYDEIISDFTFTGWFKPTSNAFSGTTIFSFRTQADTNLEYRLRIGQGNNIQLTWEDQVFLTNMPYVKNRWNFIAFSVGDTALTIYHNERKQSFNHVNGSFKIKDIALGRNFEFYSFRGLLDEFKFWRKTLTEADIKLNRHLIQTNILTNDLIMYHQFNGIGKGTFYDLKRNFNFEISKNAEMVESDAPVGPGVSFKMNITGPGDFNFLGTGCELKFPTSSPYPDGEIVVSKINIPPSKIPTGMYKISDSYWIINNYGDNESFNKIAKITLRAVPNLSHIPDNTNLKLYQRDRNADKAAAWTKKKDNATSYDVSLNTVVFEDSEINTGGQIFLATLIPGLDIKEILSQDKQGKINIYPNPISQGELLNFDLNDQEVESIQVFDVQGRVVDYQKMNLESPFYNTSKLEKGIYFIQLSTNSKTLFSKVVVQ; encoded by the coding sequence ATGAACAATTTTCGGTTTGTCAGTTTATTGATTTTTAGTTTAGTATTTCAATTTTCGGATGCTCAATTAGCAAATAACCCTTGGAGTGATATTGGACCTCACGAGGTTTTTCGAAAGAGTAATAATGGTGCTACACTAAAATCTGTTTCGAGTTTAGGGAATATTTCCACCTTTAGCCAGTCTATTTCCAACCCCAATGTACTTTATGCAGGAAGTGAAGTAGGAGCCGTATTCAAAACCATTGATAAAGGTTTGAATTGGAGCTCTATTGAGGATCACGTGTTTGATTTTGGGGCAGTAAAATCTATAAAAATAGCACCTAGTACAAGTGCAGTAGTTTATATTGGTTTTTTAAATAAAGTTTATAAAACTGCCAATGGAGGAATTAACTGGACAATGGTTTTGGATGTACCAAATGATACCATCAACGCCATAGAAATTCATCCTTCAAATCCCAATAAAGTATTTATTGCAGGAACTTTTGGAATTAAAAAAACAAGTGATGGTGGAAACCTTTGGGATGATCTTGCAACTGTAGAATGTTGGGACATAAAAATAGGTACAGGGAGTTCTTCTACTCTTTTTGCCGCCATTACAGATACAAATAGAAACACCACCTATATCCATAGATCTTATGATGAAGGGAACACTTGGAGTAAAAGATGGTTTGGTTGGTTTTTTCCAAAAACGGGAACGGCAAAAAATAATTTCGGAGCAAGAATTGCGGTAACCAAAGCGGATACTAATAGAATCTATGCCATTTTATTAGGTGACGAAAATGATTTCACGAACGATAATGGTTTTATAGGAATCTATCGTTCTACAAATGGCGGAAACTCATGGGCAACTCCTTTTGATGGAAACTTAAATGGAAATCCTGATAATCAGCCAGGAGGTCCATATTTTGGAGGACATTGGTGTTTTACAGGGTCAGATACAAACGGAATGAGGGCAAGTGATGGTTTTCGTAGTTTGGATATCGAAGCATCTGATGTGAACGAAGATCATTTAATGATCGGAGCAACTAATTTGTTTAAAAGTACCGATGGAGGTGTAACATACTCACTTAACGGAGGAACTTTATGTAATGGTTGTACAGAAAATAATCAATCCATTAATATCCATCAAATTGAAATGAATGATCAAGATGTTTGGGTAAGCTCAGATGGAGGTATAGATTTGTATGACACGAGCTTTGTTCATCAAAGTGCGAGAAGTAAAGGATTAAATGTAAGTGAATTCATTAGCTTTGATCAAGGATGGAATCATCCAACACTTGCAGGAGGAAGAAAAAACGGACATTTAGTAGTTCACAACTCTGGATTTGGAGATAATGTATATGCTCAAATAGAAGGAAGAGAGACCGATTTTGTACATATAGATAAAGTTACAGGAAATAAAGTTTATCATAATATTGATGGAACACCAGGATTAGCCCTTTCAAATTCTATTCAAAATGCGACTTCAAATATTGAGAATTTTGATAAAACATCGAATACTTATCCAGACCTTTTAGCAGATGGAACAGCTGAAGTTCACCCATTATTTGGACATATTGTTTATATCACCGATAATCAAGATCTATACAAAAGTATAGATGGAGGAGAATCTTTCTTGAGGGTTCACCAATTTGGTAGTTTGCCCAATAGACCCATTTCTTCTTTTAAAATGTCTAATGTGAATCCTGATACCATGTTTGTGACACAGCAAGATAGCGGAAAAACAATTTTGTGGCGTTCTGAAAACGGTGGAGATGATTGGATAACTATTGCGTTTCAACTTGATGATGAACCTCATGTGTATCTTGATATTGATGAAGACGACAATATCTTTGCCCTAGCTTCTACTAATGGACTTAGTTCTGCAAAAGTGCTCGTGAGTAGTGATTACGGAATTACATGGTCGAATATTACACATTCAGGTTTGGGGAACGATACCCTAATTGATATTGAAGTCCAAAAAGGAACAAACCAAGGGGTTTATATAGCTTCCAAGAAGGATATATTCTATATCAATAATAATATGACCGTTTGGCAAAAACTGACAGACGGACTACCTAAGAATTTTAGAGTGAATAAGATACTACCTTTTTATTCGGGGAATAAACTCCGTGTGGCAGGAAACCGTGGGATATGGGAAAGAAACCTTTTTGAACCTTCGCAACCCGTATCTTTACCAATCACCACATTGATCAATGATAATTGCGATTCTTTAGAATATCGTTTCGATGATATGTCAACACTCAATCATACCAATGCTACTTGGACTTGGAATTTCCCAGGAGCTTCAAAAACATTTGGAACTAATCAAAAGTCTGCTAGAGCCGTTTACTATAACGGAGGTGTTTACACAGCTTCTCTCACAGTCTCAAATAATTTTGGGACGAGTTCAAATTCTATGGTTGACTTGATAAAATATGATGACTCATATTGTGAGCCACTCGAAGAGCCATTAAACGCATTAAAAACAAATTATGCAAATGAAGTAAGATGTTTGGATCATAATTATGACGAAATTATTAGTGATTTTACCTTTACAGGTTGGTTTAAACCCACCTCAAACGCGTTTAGTGGAACAACGATTTTTTCTTTTAGAACTCAGGCTGACACAAATCTTGAATATCGTTTAAGAATAGGACAAGGAAACAATATTCAATTGACATGGGAAGATCAGGTTTTCTTAACGAATATGCCTTATGTGAAAAACCGTTGGAACTTTATCGCATTTAGCGTAGGAGACACCGCACTTACTATTTATCATAACGAAAGAAAACAGAGCTTTAATCACGTCAACGGATCCTTTAAAATTAAAGATATTGCTTTAGGACGAAATTTTGAATTTTATTCTTTTAGAGGACTATTAGATGAATTTAAATTCTGGAGAAAAACACTTACAGAAGCCGATATCAAACTCAATAGACACTTGATTCAAACCAATATTTTGACGAATGACTTGATTATGTATCATCAGTTTAATGGAATAGGTAAAGGAACTTTCTATGATTTAAAAAGGAACTTTAATTTTGAAATTTCCAAAAATGCTGAAATGGTAGAGTCTGATGCACCCGTTGGACCAGGAGTTAGTTTTAAAATGAATATAACAGGACCCGGAGATTTTAACTTTTTGGGAACAGGATGTGAACTCAAATTTCCTACGTCAAGCCCTTATCCTGATGGAGAAATTGTGGTTTCTAAAATCAATATTCCACCTTCGAAAATACCAACAGGAATGTATAAAATATCTGATAGTTATTGGATTATCAATAATTATGGAGACAACGAATCCTTTAACAAGATTGCAAAAATAACATTGAGAGCTGTCCCAAATCTTTCTCATATTCCTGATAATACGAATTTGAAATTATACCAAAGAGATCGAAATGCTGATAAAGCAGCTGCTTGGACTAAAAAGAAAGATAATGCAACTAGTTATGATGTAAGTCTTAACACCGTTGTTTTTGAGGATTCTGAGATAAACACAGGTGGGCAAATCTTTTTAGCAACGCTTATTCCTGGTTTAGATATCAAGGAAATATTGTCTCAAGATAAGCAAGGCAAAATCAATATATATCCGAATCCTATTAGCCAAGGAGAACTATTGAATTTTGATTTGAATGATCAAGAAGTAGAATCTATACAAGTTTTTGATGTACAAGGTAGAGTAGTGGATTATCAAAAAATGAATCTGGAGTCCCCTTTTTATAACACCTCTAAGTTGGAAAAAGGAATATACTTTATTCAGCTTTCTACAAATTCTAAGACCCTATTCTCTAAAGTTGTTGTCCAGTAA
- a CDS encoding lipoprotein signal peptidase, whose protein sequence is MKKTWWIVIAILLVDQLSKIWVKTQMLLHEKIVILDWFHIHFVENNGMAFGTEFLPKIVLSLFRIVMIGGLIWLLRKMYQKNAPGIITTAFSMVLAGAIGNILDGMFYGVLFTESTPFSLANFTSSEGYSSFLYGKVVDMLSFPLWEGTLPNWIPFVGGSYYEFFRYIFNIADSAITVAFFILLIYNKKMSQAFRLIEKK, encoded by the coding sequence TTGAAAAAAACTTGGTGGATAGTTATAGCCATTTTATTGGTAGATCAGTTGAGCAAAATTTGGGTGAAAACCCAGATGTTGCTCCATGAAAAAATCGTTATTCTAGATTGGTTTCACATTCACTTTGTGGAAAACAACGGAATGGCTTTCGGAACAGAGTTTCTTCCTAAAATCGTGTTAAGTCTCTTCAGAATTGTAATGATAGGAGGACTTATCTGGCTACTTAGGAAAATGTATCAAAAGAATGCTCCTGGGATTATCACCACTGCATTTAGCATGGTATTGGCTGGTGCCATCGGAAATATCTTAGACGGAATGTTCTATGGTGTTCTCTTTACCGAAAGTACCCCCTTTAGTTTAGCAAATTTTACAAGCTCCGAAGGTTATTCTAGCTTTCTGTATGGAAAAGTAGTCGATATGCTTTCGTTTCCGCTTTGGGAAGGAACACTTCCTAATTGGATTCCCTTTGTGGGAGGTTCTTATTACGAGTTTTTTCGCTATATTTTCAATATTGCTGACTCCGCAATTACCGTTGCATTTTTTATTTTATTAATCTATAATAAAAAAATGAGTCAAGCTTTTAGACTCATTGAGAAAAAATAA
- a CDS encoding TraR/DksA family transcriptional regulator translates to MMGERLRYSDAELQEFKELINSKIDSAKNDIRILKGAFVQENGTNDTYSSANSYEDGAGTLAKENNSILIARQEKFVRDLELALIRIENKTYGICKVTKKLIQKERLKLVPHATMSIEAKNMRG, encoded by the coding sequence ATTATGGGAGAGAGATTACGTTATTCAGATGCAGAACTACAAGAGTTTAAAGAATTAATTAACAGTAAGATTGATTCAGCAAAAAATGATATTAGAATATTAAAAGGTGCCTTCGTTCAAGAAAACGGAACAAATGATACTTATTCATCAGCCAATTCTTATGAAGATGGTGCAGGAACACTTGCCAAAGAAAACAACTCAATTCTTATTGCAAGACAGGAAAAATTTGTCAGAGACCTTGAACTTGCCCTTATCAGAATAGAAAACAAAACCTACGGGATTTGTAAAGTAACCAAAAAGCTCATACAAAAGGAACGCTTGAAACTTGTACCTCACGCTACCATGAGTATTGAAGCTAAAAACATGAGAGGATAA